TGCAATTATCTCTGTACTTGTGCTCGAAACCGTGATTTTCTTCAATGCGCCTATTGTAGAAGGCCTTGAAGTAAGCAGTATGGGGGAAGCAGTCTTTCATGCGATCGAAGGACTTTGCCTGGTCATTTTTGTCAGCCTGGGCGTGAGTGTGCTGAGTGCGGGATTACTGGTGACGTTGTTCAAGCGCCGGCTCATCCCTGACCACCTTAAAAATGCCGTCGCCCTGATGGTTGTCGTTGGTGTCTTTGCGATCACCGAAATGCTCCGGCAGGAATCAGGATTGCTCGCAACGGGCTTGCTTGCTACACTATTCCTTGGCATCATCATCGCCAATCAACCTTATGTGCCGGCGCGGCGCGTCTTTCTGTTTAAAGAGGAGTTTCGGGTATTTTTGTACGCTGTTGTGTTTATCCTTTTCAGTGCCCGGCTTGAAATTACAGAGCTCGAGTTTATCAACCAGCAAACCCTCATTTTTCTGGTTGTACTGATGCTGGTTATCCGCCCGCTTGTTGTACTGTTTTCGTCGATTGGTGCCAAGCTCAACTGGCGTGAATACGTGTTTTTATCCTGGCTTGGGCCCCGTGGTATCGTGGCTGCTGCCCTTGTTGCTTTGTTCAGTTTCCGGCTCGAAGAAGTGTTTCCGGAGAACAGTGGTGGCCTGGTCCCGATAGTTTTTCTTGTCATTATCGGTACGGTAGCAATCAGCGGTCTTACTGCTACGCCGCTTGCGCAGTTGTTAAAGCTCGCTGAACGCAATCCGCAGGGCAACCTGTTTATTGGAGCCCAGTCGTGGGTGCGTCGCATGGCGAAGGTTATCCAGGAGCAAGGATACAAGGTCATGCTTGTGGATTCCGACCCGCGCAACATCGCGCACGCTGAACAGGCCGGTCTGGATGCAAAGCTTACCCATGTGTTGACCAAAGAAGTGGTTGATGATCTTGAGTTGGGCGAGTTCGGGCGCATGCTGGTGCTGACCCCCAATGAGGAAATCAACGCACTGGCTACCCTGAATTTCCACGAATATTTTGATGGTTCAGAAGTGTATCACCTGCCGGTTCGCGGGCATACCGAACCGCAGAATCCGGAAGAGGTATTGCAGCACGTACAGGGCCGGCATTTATTTGGGGAAGACGTTACCTACGCCTCGCTGAATACCCGTTTTATTAGCGGAGCATCCATCAAAACCGGCAAACTAACGGAAGACTTTACGTTTGAAGACTTTCATATGCGGTATGGCAATAACGCAATTCCCCTTTTCCTCATCAGGAATAATGGTGATTTGCACGTATTTACTGCTGATGATCCTGTAGAACCTGAACCAGGCGAAACCTTGATCGCGCTTATTAACCGCGTCGATAAAATTTCTGAAGAATCAGATGGTTTGTTGGCACTGGGCGATGTGACAATCACGGAGCGGTCATAGACATAAACGTATTGCTGACACTGCGAAAGATGTACAACTGACCCGCTTTCGTTCGCCACATACCATGAAAATAGACGCCCGCACCCGTCTGGTAACTTTGTTGGGTTATTCACTCGGCCATTCTCTGTCGCCGGAAATCCACAATACTGCCTTTCAGTTACAGCAGATCAACATGGCCTATCTGTGCATGGAAGTGCACCCGGACCAGTTGAAACAAGCGCTCGATGGCTTTCGGGCAGCGCGTTTTGTCGGCTCTAATGTTACCATTCCCCATAAGCAGGCAATTCATAAGCTTGTTGACACCCTTTCCGAACAGGCACGTGCTGTTGGTGCTGTGAATACCATTGTTAGCCAGTTTGATGAAAACGGGGAAATAGAAAGTTTGCACGGTGACAACACCGACGTGCGCGGATTCCTTGAACCCCTTGCTCCGTATGCTGGCAAATTGGAAGGCGGTGAAATGGTTGTGTTTGGGGCTGGAGGGGCAGCCCGCGCGGTTGCCTATGGCATTCTTCAGGCCTATCAGCCGGCGCAACTTACCATTGTTGCCCGAAATACGGGTAAAGCAGAGCAACTGGCTAAAGACCTTGCTGCATATGACAATCAACGTGCATTGCAGGTGGTCTCCTTCTCGGAAGCAACAAATGCCGTGCGCAATGGCCGGCTTCTTGTTAATGCAACGCCGGTTGGCATGCATCATGATGCAGATCAGACGCCCTGGCCCGAAGCAAAAGACTTCTCTCGCCATCAGGTAGTCTATGACCTGGTCTACAATCCGGAAAAAACGCGGTTGTTAAATGATGCCGCGCAGCAGGGCGCGCAAACCCTCGGTGGACTCGAAATGCTCATCCAGCAGGCTGCTGCTTCGTACCAGCAGTGGACCCATAAATCAATGCCGCTCGATGCCGTACGCCATGCGGTACGCACAAAGCTCGGGTTATAATTTCGCTTAACCCTTTGCTTAAATAGCCGATACTTTCGGAGAGCCGCAAGTCTATGTGCAATGAGCCAGGGAATTCACCCGGTAGTTGCCTGTAACATCACTTCAATAACGCAAACTCGACCGATCGAATGAAATTAGCCGCATCGGCCAAAGGTACGTCTCTGGGGAATTTTCAGCTTAACTTCCCAACGTTGCCGCATACCTTTTTGCGTGCGATGGAATTGTCGCGGGATGTAGAAAGCATCAACCTGGATGAGGTGGTAAAAGTGGTTCAGAACGACCTCGGTGCCGTTACCAGAATATTGCGTGTTGTAAACTCGGCTTATTATGGTGTACGATCTGAAATCAACAGCATCCGTCGTGCTGTGGTCGTATTGGGGCCGGAAGCAGTCCTGGGCATTGTGATGAGCATGAGTCTTGTTGATTTGCGCTCCAATCTGAATGTGACAACAGCAGTGCCTTTCCTGAATCTCGTACGTCATAGTATTGCAACCGGGTTTATTGCGCGACACTTGAGTTCCAAAGCCTCTTTACCTACAAGCAGTGCCCGCGACAAACAGGAATTGCTCAATGAAGCGTTCACCGCCGGCTTGCTGCATGATTTTGGCAAAATAGTGCTGCTACACAACTTTCCCGATGAAGCAGCCGTGCTTTACGAGAGCCCAATGGATCCTTTGATCAGTGATGAGGAGATACTGGAAAAGGAACGTCAGGTATTTGGTTTTAGCCATGCTGAAACGGGTGGGTTCTTGATGAACCAGCTAAACTTCCCGCCAGCAATCTCTGCGATAGTTGAGCGTCATCACGATCTTGAAGATGTCTCGGAATTGCCAATGTCGATACGGGCCCTACTGT
This genomic interval from Bacteroidota bacterium contains the following:
- a CDS encoding sodium:proton antiporter, whose translation is MNEYLLLGLAAIVVLGIIAQWLSWRFKIPSILLLLIFGFLAGPVTGLLNPDELLGSLLYPFLSLCVGLILFESGLRFNLADFRASEKAVRNLTTYGVVISLGLISAAAFYIIGLDLSMAVLLGAILVVTGPSVLIPLLRHVRSSGRIGAIAKWEGTMIDPIGAIISVLVLETVIFFNAPIVEGLEVSSMGEAVFHAIEGLCLVIFVSLGVSVLSAGLLVTLFKRRLIPDHLKNAVALMVVVGVFAITEMLRQESGLLATGLLATLFLGIIIANQPYVPARRVFLFKEEFRVFLYAVVFILFSARLEITELEFINQQTLIFLVVLMLVIRPLVVLFSSIGAKLNWREYVFLSWLGPRGIVAAALVALFSFRLEEVFPENSGGLVPIVFLVIIGTVAISGLTATPLAQLLKLAERNPQGNLFIGAQSWVRRMAKVIQEQGYKVMLVDSDPRNIAHAEQAGLDAKLTHVLTKEVVDDLELGEFGRMLVLTPNEEINALATLNFHEYFDGSEVYHLPVRGHTEPQNPEEVLQHVQGRHLFGEDVTYASLNTRFISGASIKTGKLTEDFTFEDFHMRYGNNAIPLFLIRNNGDLHVFTADDPVEPEPGETLIALINRVDKISEESDGLLALGDVTITERS
- a CDS encoding shikimate dehydrogenase encodes the protein MKIDARTRLVTLLGYSLGHSLSPEIHNTAFQLQQINMAYLCMEVHPDQLKQALDGFRAARFVGSNVTIPHKQAIHKLVDTLSEQARAVGAVNTIVSQFDENGEIESLHGDNTDVRGFLEPLAPYAGKLEGGEMVVFGAGGAARAVAYGILQAYQPAQLTIVARNTGKAEQLAKDLAAYDNQRALQVVSFSEATNAVRNGRLLVNATPVGMHHDADQTPWPEAKDFSRHQVVYDLVYNPEKTRLLNDAAQQGAQTLGGLEMLIQQAAASYQQWTHKSMPLDAVRHAVRTKLGL
- a CDS encoding HDOD domain-containing protein — its product is MKLAASAKGTSLGNFQLNFPTLPHTFLRAMELSRDVESINLDEVVKVVQNDLGAVTRILRVVNSAYYGVRSEINSIRRAVVVLGPEAVLGIVMSMSLVDLRSNLNVTTAVPFLNLVRHSIATGFIARHLSSKASLPTSSARDKQELLNEAFTAGLLHDFGKIVLLHNFPDEAAVLYESPMDPLISDEEILEKERQVFGFSHAETGGFLMNQLNFPPAISAIVERHHDLEDVSELPMSIRALLYIIVMSNRLANTMGYDFNHKITEQVFAEEPVLDRLIEEGVFDMGSKVILIEEALALQPVVDEYLNEVT